The Cydia splendana chromosome Z, ilCydSple1.2, whole genome shotgun sequence genome window below encodes:
- the LOC134804766 gene encoding protein cycle isoform X4, with translation MDDILNQPSSSKGRHAPNASSAPPYELTASAGSCADAGGALLPAQPHHPPSSQPRHDPRKRKDKHFGADRFEMSSCEPNLHAPAIPSSPSSNRKRKGSSYGAGSACDDDGDDDTRSTLTLPDKKQNHSEIEKRRRDKMNTYITELSAMIPMCGAMARKLDKLTVLRMAVQHLRSVRGALSACPLTARPRPAFLSERELNELILQAAHDCFLLVVGCDRGRLLYVSASVKKMLQYDQSELLGQSLFDILHPKDVAKVKEQLSSSYLSPRERLIDAKTMLPVKADLVAGASRLCPGARRSFLCRIKCKLDSEAPQQPALVKEETDPTKIRKKVNEKKFCVVQCTGYLKLAAPVEVCVGSGEIGDDGDGSMSCLVAIGRALPDPAPAAPRTPAPPTRRLQFVSRHATDGKFVFVDQRVTLALGFLPQELLDTSLYEYVGAGALGAVARAHKAALLSRQPLLTPPFTFRRKDGSLARVQTHFKPFKNPWTKDIEYLVANNTILGETDAALMPDSELGSFDIYKHKANAAETGASTNEDASDFQSGVSELDLEMQRLIDSQVDSHKIGSAIATEALRRSPPGFSPDLPPDVLQDAVFLQQPNLADNIFGVEMGNFNQVRNNVSLSAAGGESPPAPGAELPGSPPSVSPPLQSLGLDGNGEAAMAVIMSLLEADAGLGGPVNFSGLPWPLP, from the exons TGCGCCTAACGCGAGCTCGGCACCGCCGTATGAGCTGACGGCGAGCGCGGGCAGCTGCGCCGACGCGGGCGGCGCGCTGCTCCCGGCGCAGCCGCACCACCCACCCTCCTCGCAGCCGCGTCATGACCCGCGCAAGAGAAAGGACAAGCACTT TGGCGCTGACCGCTTCGAAATGTCCAGCTGCGAGCCGAACCTGCACGCCCCAGCCATACCCTCCTCGCCGAGCTCCAATCGTAAACGCAAGGGATCATCTTA TGGAGCCGGCAGCGCATGCGACGACGACGGCGACGACGACACCCGCTCCACCCTCACGCTTCCAGACAAGAA GCAAAACCACTCCGAGATAGAGAAACGGCGCCGCGACAAGATGAACACATACATAACGGAGCTGAGCGCCATGATTCCGATGTGCGGCGCGATGGCGCGCAAGCTGGACAAGCTGACGGTGCTGCGCATGGCCGTGCAGCACCTGCGGTCGGTGCGCGGCGCGCTGTCCGCCTGCCCGCTCACCGCGCGCCCGCGCCCCGCCTTCCTGTCCGAGCGCGAGCTTAACGAACTCATCCTGCAAGCAGCGCACGACTGTTTCCTGCTCGTGGTTGGCTGTGACCGAGGCAGACTCTTGTACGTGTCCGCCTCCGTTAAGAAGATGCTCCAATACGATCAA TCAGAGCTACTGGGACAAAGCTTGTTTGACATCCTGCACCCAAAAGACGTGGCAAAAGTGAAGGAGCAATTATCTTCCTCCTACCTCAGTCCTCGAGAACGACTTATCGATGCAAAGA CGATGTTGCCAGTCAAGGCAGACCTGGTGGCGGGCGCGTCGCGGCTGTGCCCAGGTGCGCGGCGCTCCTTCCTGTGCCGCATCAAGTGCAAGCTGGACAGCGAGGCGCCGCAGCAGCCCGCGCTCGTCAAGGAGGAAACCGACCCCACCAAGATAAGGAAGAAAGTCAACGAGAAGAAGTTTTGCGTCGTTCAGTGCACAG GTTACCTGAAGCTGGCAGCGCCGGTGGAGGTGTGCGTGGGGAGCGGGGAGATTGGCGACGACGGCGACGGCAGCATGTCGTGCCTGGTGGCCATCGGACGCGCGCTGCCTGACCCTgcgcccgccgcgccccgcACGCCCGCGCCGCCCACAAGACGTCTGCAGTTCGTCTCCCGGCACGCCACGGACGGGAAATTTGTCTTTGTCGACCAGAG GGTGACGCTGGCGCTGGGTTTCCTGCCGCAGGAGCTGCTGGACACGAGCCTGTACGAGTACGTGGGCGCGGGCGCGCTGGGAGCGGTGGCGCGCGCGCACAAGGCGGCGCTGCTCAGCCGCCAGCCGCTGCTCACGCCGCCCTTCACCTTCCGCCGCAAGGACGGCTCGTTGGCGCGCGTGCAGACGCATTTCAAGCCGTTCAA GAACCCGTGGACTAAAGACATCGAGTACCTGGTGGCCAACAACACCATCCTCGGCGAGACCGACGCCGCGCTCATGCCCGACTCGGAGCTTGGCTCCTTCGATATCTATAAACACA AGGCGAACGCCGCAGAGACCGGGGCTTCGACCAACGAAGACGCGAGTGACTTTCAGAGTGGGGTTTCAGAACTGGACCTGGAAATGCAGCGGCTGATAGATTCGCAGGTGGACTCGCACAAGATCGGCAGCGCCATCGCGACGGAGGCGCTGCGCCGCTCGCCGCCCGGCTTCTCGCCCGACCTGCCGCCCGACGTGCTGCAGGACGCCGTGTTCTTGCAAcag CCAAACTTGGCGGACAACATATTCGGCGTGGAGATGGGCAACTTCAACCAAGTGCGCAACAACGTGTCGCTGAGCGCGGCGGGCGGCGAGAGCCCGCCGGCGCCGGGCGCCGAGCTCCCGGGCTCGCCGCCGTCCGTGTCGCCGCCGCTGCAGTCTCTCGGCCTCGACGGGAACGGCGAGGCCGCCATGGCCGTCATCATGAGCCTGCTCGAGGCCGACGCCGGCCTCGGTGGACCCGTCAACTTCTCCGGCCTGCCGTGGCCGCTGCCTTAA
- the LOC134804766 gene encoding protein cycle isoform X5 — MTRFSHVSAPNASSAPPYELTASAGSCADAGGALLPAQPHHPPSSQPRHDPRKRKDKHFGADRFEMSSCEPNLHAPAIPSSPSSNRKRKGSSYGAGSACDDDGDDDTRSTLTLPDKKQNHSEIEKRRRDKMNTYITELSAMIPMCGAMARKLDKLTVLRMAVQHLRSVRGALSACPLTARPRPAFLSERELNELILQAAHDCFLLVVGCDRGRLLYVSASVKKMLQYDQSELLGQSLFDILHPKDVAKVKEQLSSSYLSPRERLIDAKTMLPVKADLVAGASRLCPGARRSFLCRIKCKLDSEAPQQPALVKEETDPTKIRKKVNEKKFCVVQCTGYLKLAAPVEVCVGSGEIGDDGDGSMSCLVAIGRALPDPAPAAPRTPAPPTRRLQFVSRHATDGKFVFVDQRVTLALGFLPQELLDTSLYEYVGAGALGAVARAHKAALLSRQPLLTPPFTFRRKDGSLARVQTHFKPFKNPWTKDIEYLVANNTILGETDAALMPDSELGSFDIYKHKANAAETGASTNEDASDFQSGVSELDLEMQRLIDSQVDSHKIGSAIATEALRRSPPGFSPDLPPDVLQDAVFLQQPNLADNIFGVEMGNFNQVRNNVSLSAAGGESPPAPGAELPGSPPSVSPPLQSLGLDGNGEAAMAVIMSLLEADAGLGGPVNFSGLPWPLP; from the exons TGCGCCTAACGCGAGCTCGGCACCGCCGTATGAGCTGACGGCGAGCGCGGGCAGCTGCGCCGACGCGGGCGGCGCGCTGCTCCCGGCGCAGCCGCACCACCCACCCTCCTCGCAGCCGCGTCATGACCCGCGCAAGAGAAAGGACAAGCACTT TGGCGCTGACCGCTTCGAAATGTCCAGCTGCGAGCCGAACCTGCACGCCCCAGCCATACCCTCCTCGCCGAGCTCCAATCGTAAACGCAAGGGATCATCTTA TGGAGCCGGCAGCGCATGCGACGACGACGGCGACGACGACACCCGCTCCACCCTCACGCTTCCAGACAAGAA GCAAAACCACTCCGAGATAGAGAAACGGCGCCGCGACAAGATGAACACATACATAACGGAGCTGAGCGCCATGATTCCGATGTGCGGCGCGATGGCGCGCAAGCTGGACAAGCTGACGGTGCTGCGCATGGCCGTGCAGCACCTGCGGTCGGTGCGCGGCGCGCTGTCCGCCTGCCCGCTCACCGCGCGCCCGCGCCCCGCCTTCCTGTCCGAGCGCGAGCTTAACGAACTCATCCTGCAAGCAGCGCACGACTGTTTCCTGCTCGTGGTTGGCTGTGACCGAGGCAGACTCTTGTACGTGTCCGCCTCCGTTAAGAAGATGCTCCAATACGATCAA TCAGAGCTACTGGGACAAAGCTTGTTTGACATCCTGCACCCAAAAGACGTGGCAAAAGTGAAGGAGCAATTATCTTCCTCCTACCTCAGTCCTCGAGAACGACTTATCGATGCAAAGA CGATGTTGCCAGTCAAGGCAGACCTGGTGGCGGGCGCGTCGCGGCTGTGCCCAGGTGCGCGGCGCTCCTTCCTGTGCCGCATCAAGTGCAAGCTGGACAGCGAGGCGCCGCAGCAGCCCGCGCTCGTCAAGGAGGAAACCGACCCCACCAAGATAAGGAAGAAAGTCAACGAGAAGAAGTTTTGCGTCGTTCAGTGCACAG GTTACCTGAAGCTGGCAGCGCCGGTGGAGGTGTGCGTGGGGAGCGGGGAGATTGGCGACGACGGCGACGGCAGCATGTCGTGCCTGGTGGCCATCGGACGCGCGCTGCCTGACCCTgcgcccgccgcgccccgcACGCCCGCGCCGCCCACAAGACGTCTGCAGTTCGTCTCCCGGCACGCCACGGACGGGAAATTTGTCTTTGTCGACCAGAG GGTGACGCTGGCGCTGGGTTTCCTGCCGCAGGAGCTGCTGGACACGAGCCTGTACGAGTACGTGGGCGCGGGCGCGCTGGGAGCGGTGGCGCGCGCGCACAAGGCGGCGCTGCTCAGCCGCCAGCCGCTGCTCACGCCGCCCTTCACCTTCCGCCGCAAGGACGGCTCGTTGGCGCGCGTGCAGACGCATTTCAAGCCGTTCAA GAACCCGTGGACTAAAGACATCGAGTACCTGGTGGCCAACAACACCATCCTCGGCGAGACCGACGCCGCGCTCATGCCCGACTCGGAGCTTGGCTCCTTCGATATCTATAAACACA AGGCGAACGCCGCAGAGACCGGGGCTTCGACCAACGAAGACGCGAGTGACTTTCAGAGTGGGGTTTCAGAACTGGACCTGGAAATGCAGCGGCTGATAGATTCGCAGGTGGACTCGCACAAGATCGGCAGCGCCATCGCGACGGAGGCGCTGCGCCGCTCGCCGCCCGGCTTCTCGCCCGACCTGCCGCCCGACGTGCTGCAGGACGCCGTGTTCTTGCAAcag CCAAACTTGGCGGACAACATATTCGGCGTGGAGATGGGCAACTTCAACCAAGTGCGCAACAACGTGTCGCTGAGCGCGGCGGGCGGCGAGAGCCCGCCGGCGCCGGGCGCCGAGCTCCCGGGCTCGCCGCCGTCCGTGTCGCCGCCGCTGCAGTCTCTCGGCCTCGACGGGAACGGCGAGGCCGCCATGGCCGTCATCATGAGCCTGCTCGAGGCCGACGCCGGCCTCGGTGGACCCGTCAACTTCTCCGGCCTGCCGTGGCCGCTGCCTTAA
- the LOC134804766 gene encoding protein cycle isoform X1, whose protein sequence is MSHAQEFPRVHDFYLQLHDLHHPNYQYELPLPDIAGWYLGCNDFAAPSFQYAPNASSAPPYELTASAGSCADAGGALLPAQPHHPPSSQPRHDPRKRKDKHFGADRFEMSSCEPNLHAPAIPSSPSSNRKRKGSSYGAGSACDDDGDDDTRSTLTLPDKKQNHSEIEKRRRDKMNTYITELSAMIPMCGAMARKLDKLTVLRMAVQHLRSVRGALSACPLTARPRPAFLSERELNELILQAAHDCFLLVVGCDRGRLLYVSASVKKMLQYDQSELLGQSLFDILHPKDVAKVKEQLSSSYLSPRERLIDAKTMLPVKADLVAGASRLCPGARRSFLCRIKCKLDSEAPQQPALVKEETDPTKIRKKVNEKKFCVVQCTGYLKLAAPVEVCVGSGEIGDDGDGSMSCLVAIGRALPDPAPAAPRTPAPPTRRLQFVSRHATDGKFVFVDQRVTLALGFLPQELLDTSLYEYVGAGALGAVARAHKAALLSRQPLLTPPFTFRRKDGSLARVQTHFKPFKNPWTKDIEYLVANNTILGETDAALMPDSELGSFDIYKHKANAAETGASTNEDASDFQSGVSELDLEMQRLIDSQVDSHKIGSAIATEALRRSPPGFSPDLPPDVLQDAVFLQQPNLADNIFGVEMGNFNQVRNNVSLSAAGGESPPAPGAELPGSPPSVSPPLQSLGLDGNGEAAMAVIMSLLEADAGLGGPVNFSGLPWPLP, encoded by the exons TGCGCCTAACGCGAGCTCGGCACCGCCGTATGAGCTGACGGCGAGCGCGGGCAGCTGCGCCGACGCGGGCGGCGCGCTGCTCCCGGCGCAGCCGCACCACCCACCCTCCTCGCAGCCGCGTCATGACCCGCGCAAGAGAAAGGACAAGCACTT TGGCGCTGACCGCTTCGAAATGTCCAGCTGCGAGCCGAACCTGCACGCCCCAGCCATACCCTCCTCGCCGAGCTCCAATCGTAAACGCAAGGGATCATCTTA TGGAGCCGGCAGCGCATGCGACGACGACGGCGACGACGACACCCGCTCCACCCTCACGCTTCCAGACAAGAA GCAAAACCACTCCGAGATAGAGAAACGGCGCCGCGACAAGATGAACACATACATAACGGAGCTGAGCGCCATGATTCCGATGTGCGGCGCGATGGCGCGCAAGCTGGACAAGCTGACGGTGCTGCGCATGGCCGTGCAGCACCTGCGGTCGGTGCGCGGCGCGCTGTCCGCCTGCCCGCTCACCGCGCGCCCGCGCCCCGCCTTCCTGTCCGAGCGCGAGCTTAACGAACTCATCCTGCAAGCAGCGCACGACTGTTTCCTGCTCGTGGTTGGCTGTGACCGAGGCAGACTCTTGTACGTGTCCGCCTCCGTTAAGAAGATGCTCCAATACGATCAA TCAGAGCTACTGGGACAAAGCTTGTTTGACATCCTGCACCCAAAAGACGTGGCAAAAGTGAAGGAGCAATTATCTTCCTCCTACCTCAGTCCTCGAGAACGACTTATCGATGCAAAGA CGATGTTGCCAGTCAAGGCAGACCTGGTGGCGGGCGCGTCGCGGCTGTGCCCAGGTGCGCGGCGCTCCTTCCTGTGCCGCATCAAGTGCAAGCTGGACAGCGAGGCGCCGCAGCAGCCCGCGCTCGTCAAGGAGGAAACCGACCCCACCAAGATAAGGAAGAAAGTCAACGAGAAGAAGTTTTGCGTCGTTCAGTGCACAG GTTACCTGAAGCTGGCAGCGCCGGTGGAGGTGTGCGTGGGGAGCGGGGAGATTGGCGACGACGGCGACGGCAGCATGTCGTGCCTGGTGGCCATCGGACGCGCGCTGCCTGACCCTgcgcccgccgcgccccgcACGCCCGCGCCGCCCACAAGACGTCTGCAGTTCGTCTCCCGGCACGCCACGGACGGGAAATTTGTCTTTGTCGACCAGAG GGTGACGCTGGCGCTGGGTTTCCTGCCGCAGGAGCTGCTGGACACGAGCCTGTACGAGTACGTGGGCGCGGGCGCGCTGGGAGCGGTGGCGCGCGCGCACAAGGCGGCGCTGCTCAGCCGCCAGCCGCTGCTCACGCCGCCCTTCACCTTCCGCCGCAAGGACGGCTCGTTGGCGCGCGTGCAGACGCATTTCAAGCCGTTCAA GAACCCGTGGACTAAAGACATCGAGTACCTGGTGGCCAACAACACCATCCTCGGCGAGACCGACGCCGCGCTCATGCCCGACTCGGAGCTTGGCTCCTTCGATATCTATAAACACA AGGCGAACGCCGCAGAGACCGGGGCTTCGACCAACGAAGACGCGAGTGACTTTCAGAGTGGGGTTTCAGAACTGGACCTGGAAATGCAGCGGCTGATAGATTCGCAGGTGGACTCGCACAAGATCGGCAGCGCCATCGCGACGGAGGCGCTGCGCCGCTCGCCGCCCGGCTTCTCGCCCGACCTGCCGCCCGACGTGCTGCAGGACGCCGTGTTCTTGCAAcag CCAAACTTGGCGGACAACATATTCGGCGTGGAGATGGGCAACTTCAACCAAGTGCGCAACAACGTGTCGCTGAGCGCGGCGGGCGGCGAGAGCCCGCCGGCGCCGGGCGCCGAGCTCCCGGGCTCGCCGCCGTCCGTGTCGCCGCCGCTGCAGTCTCTCGGCCTCGACGGGAACGGCGAGGCCGCCATGGCCGTCATCATGAGCCTGCTCGAGGCCGACGCCGGCCTCGGTGGACCCGTCAACTTCTCCGGCCTGCCGTGGCCGCTGCCTTAA
- the LOC134804766 gene encoding protein cycle isoform X2, translating into MSHAQEFPRVHDFYLQLHDLHHPNYQYELPLAPNASSAPPYELTASAGSCADAGGALLPAQPHHPPSSQPRHDPRKRKDKHFGADRFEMSSCEPNLHAPAIPSSPSSNRKRKGSSYGAGSACDDDGDDDTRSTLTLPDKKQNHSEIEKRRRDKMNTYITELSAMIPMCGAMARKLDKLTVLRMAVQHLRSVRGALSACPLTARPRPAFLSERELNELILQAAHDCFLLVVGCDRGRLLYVSASVKKMLQYDQSELLGQSLFDILHPKDVAKVKEQLSSSYLSPRERLIDAKTMLPVKADLVAGASRLCPGARRSFLCRIKCKLDSEAPQQPALVKEETDPTKIRKKVNEKKFCVVQCTGYLKLAAPVEVCVGSGEIGDDGDGSMSCLVAIGRALPDPAPAAPRTPAPPTRRLQFVSRHATDGKFVFVDQRVTLALGFLPQELLDTSLYEYVGAGALGAVARAHKAALLSRQPLLTPPFTFRRKDGSLARVQTHFKPFKNPWTKDIEYLVANNTILGETDAALMPDSELGSFDIYKHKANAAETGASTNEDASDFQSGVSELDLEMQRLIDSQVDSHKIGSAIATEALRRSPPGFSPDLPPDVLQDAVFLQQPNLADNIFGVEMGNFNQVRNNVSLSAAGGESPPAPGAELPGSPPSVSPPLQSLGLDGNGEAAMAVIMSLLEADAGLGGPVNFSGLPWPLP; encoded by the exons TGCGCCTAACGCGAGCTCGGCACCGCCGTATGAGCTGACGGCGAGCGCGGGCAGCTGCGCCGACGCGGGCGGCGCGCTGCTCCCGGCGCAGCCGCACCACCCACCCTCCTCGCAGCCGCGTCATGACCCGCGCAAGAGAAAGGACAAGCACTT TGGCGCTGACCGCTTCGAAATGTCCAGCTGCGAGCCGAACCTGCACGCCCCAGCCATACCCTCCTCGCCGAGCTCCAATCGTAAACGCAAGGGATCATCTTA TGGAGCCGGCAGCGCATGCGACGACGACGGCGACGACGACACCCGCTCCACCCTCACGCTTCCAGACAAGAA GCAAAACCACTCCGAGATAGAGAAACGGCGCCGCGACAAGATGAACACATACATAACGGAGCTGAGCGCCATGATTCCGATGTGCGGCGCGATGGCGCGCAAGCTGGACAAGCTGACGGTGCTGCGCATGGCCGTGCAGCACCTGCGGTCGGTGCGCGGCGCGCTGTCCGCCTGCCCGCTCACCGCGCGCCCGCGCCCCGCCTTCCTGTCCGAGCGCGAGCTTAACGAACTCATCCTGCAAGCAGCGCACGACTGTTTCCTGCTCGTGGTTGGCTGTGACCGAGGCAGACTCTTGTACGTGTCCGCCTCCGTTAAGAAGATGCTCCAATACGATCAA TCAGAGCTACTGGGACAAAGCTTGTTTGACATCCTGCACCCAAAAGACGTGGCAAAAGTGAAGGAGCAATTATCTTCCTCCTACCTCAGTCCTCGAGAACGACTTATCGATGCAAAGA CGATGTTGCCAGTCAAGGCAGACCTGGTGGCGGGCGCGTCGCGGCTGTGCCCAGGTGCGCGGCGCTCCTTCCTGTGCCGCATCAAGTGCAAGCTGGACAGCGAGGCGCCGCAGCAGCCCGCGCTCGTCAAGGAGGAAACCGACCCCACCAAGATAAGGAAGAAAGTCAACGAGAAGAAGTTTTGCGTCGTTCAGTGCACAG GTTACCTGAAGCTGGCAGCGCCGGTGGAGGTGTGCGTGGGGAGCGGGGAGATTGGCGACGACGGCGACGGCAGCATGTCGTGCCTGGTGGCCATCGGACGCGCGCTGCCTGACCCTgcgcccgccgcgccccgcACGCCCGCGCCGCCCACAAGACGTCTGCAGTTCGTCTCCCGGCACGCCACGGACGGGAAATTTGTCTTTGTCGACCAGAG GGTGACGCTGGCGCTGGGTTTCCTGCCGCAGGAGCTGCTGGACACGAGCCTGTACGAGTACGTGGGCGCGGGCGCGCTGGGAGCGGTGGCGCGCGCGCACAAGGCGGCGCTGCTCAGCCGCCAGCCGCTGCTCACGCCGCCCTTCACCTTCCGCCGCAAGGACGGCTCGTTGGCGCGCGTGCAGACGCATTTCAAGCCGTTCAA GAACCCGTGGACTAAAGACATCGAGTACCTGGTGGCCAACAACACCATCCTCGGCGAGACCGACGCCGCGCTCATGCCCGACTCGGAGCTTGGCTCCTTCGATATCTATAAACACA AGGCGAACGCCGCAGAGACCGGGGCTTCGACCAACGAAGACGCGAGTGACTTTCAGAGTGGGGTTTCAGAACTGGACCTGGAAATGCAGCGGCTGATAGATTCGCAGGTGGACTCGCACAAGATCGGCAGCGCCATCGCGACGGAGGCGCTGCGCCGCTCGCCGCCCGGCTTCTCGCCCGACCTGCCGCCCGACGTGCTGCAGGACGCCGTGTTCTTGCAAcag CCAAACTTGGCGGACAACATATTCGGCGTGGAGATGGGCAACTTCAACCAAGTGCGCAACAACGTGTCGCTGAGCGCGGCGGGCGGCGAGAGCCCGCCGGCGCCGGGCGCCGAGCTCCCGGGCTCGCCGCCGTCCGTGTCGCCGCCGCTGCAGTCTCTCGGCCTCGACGGGAACGGCGAGGCCGCCATGGCCGTCATCATGAGCCTGCTCGAGGCCGACGCCGGCCTCGGTGGACCCGTCAACTTCTCCGGCCTGCCGTGGCCGCTGCCTTAA
- the LOC134804766 gene encoding protein cycle isoform X3 yields MSHAQEFPRVHDFYLQLHDLHHPNYQYELPLPDIAGWYLGCNDFAAPSFQYAPNASSAPPYELTASAGSCADAGGALLPAQPHHPPSSQPRHDPRKRKDKHFGADRFEMSSCEPNLHAPAIPSSPSSNRKRKGSSYGAGSACDDDGDDDTRSTLTLPDKKQNHSEIEKRRRDKMNTYITELSAMIPMCGAMARKLDKLTVLRMAVQHLRSVRGALSACPLTARPRPAFLSERELNELILQAAHDCFLLVVGCDRGRLLYVSASVKKMLQYDQSELLGQSLFDILHPKDVAKVKEQLSSSYLSPRERLIDAKTMLPVKADLVAGASRLCPGARRSFLCRIKCKLDSEAPQQPALVKEETDPTKIRKKVNEKKFCVVQCTGYLKLAAPVEVCVGSGEIGDDGDGSMSCLVAIGRALPDPAPAAPRTPAPPTRRLQFVSRHATDGKFVFVDQRVTLALGFLPQELLDTSLYEYVGAGALGAVARAHKAALLSRQPLLTPPFTFRRKDGSLARVQTHFKPFKNPWTKDIEYLVANNTILGETDAALMPDSELGSFDIYKHKLDLEMQRLIDSQVDSHKIGSAIATEALRRSPPGFSPDLPPDVLQDAVFLQQPNLADNIFGVEMGNFNQVRNNVSLSAAGGESPPAPGAELPGSPPSVSPPLQSLGLDGNGEAAMAVIMSLLEADAGLGGPVNFSGLPWPLP; encoded by the exons TGCGCCTAACGCGAGCTCGGCACCGCCGTATGAGCTGACGGCGAGCGCGGGCAGCTGCGCCGACGCGGGCGGCGCGCTGCTCCCGGCGCAGCCGCACCACCCACCCTCCTCGCAGCCGCGTCATGACCCGCGCAAGAGAAAGGACAAGCACTT TGGCGCTGACCGCTTCGAAATGTCCAGCTGCGAGCCGAACCTGCACGCCCCAGCCATACCCTCCTCGCCGAGCTCCAATCGTAAACGCAAGGGATCATCTTA TGGAGCCGGCAGCGCATGCGACGACGACGGCGACGACGACACCCGCTCCACCCTCACGCTTCCAGACAAGAA GCAAAACCACTCCGAGATAGAGAAACGGCGCCGCGACAAGATGAACACATACATAACGGAGCTGAGCGCCATGATTCCGATGTGCGGCGCGATGGCGCGCAAGCTGGACAAGCTGACGGTGCTGCGCATGGCCGTGCAGCACCTGCGGTCGGTGCGCGGCGCGCTGTCCGCCTGCCCGCTCACCGCGCGCCCGCGCCCCGCCTTCCTGTCCGAGCGCGAGCTTAACGAACTCATCCTGCAAGCAGCGCACGACTGTTTCCTGCTCGTGGTTGGCTGTGACCGAGGCAGACTCTTGTACGTGTCCGCCTCCGTTAAGAAGATGCTCCAATACGATCAA TCAGAGCTACTGGGACAAAGCTTGTTTGACATCCTGCACCCAAAAGACGTGGCAAAAGTGAAGGAGCAATTATCTTCCTCCTACCTCAGTCCTCGAGAACGACTTATCGATGCAAAGA CGATGTTGCCAGTCAAGGCAGACCTGGTGGCGGGCGCGTCGCGGCTGTGCCCAGGTGCGCGGCGCTCCTTCCTGTGCCGCATCAAGTGCAAGCTGGACAGCGAGGCGCCGCAGCAGCCCGCGCTCGTCAAGGAGGAAACCGACCCCACCAAGATAAGGAAGAAAGTCAACGAGAAGAAGTTTTGCGTCGTTCAGTGCACAG GTTACCTGAAGCTGGCAGCGCCGGTGGAGGTGTGCGTGGGGAGCGGGGAGATTGGCGACGACGGCGACGGCAGCATGTCGTGCCTGGTGGCCATCGGACGCGCGCTGCCTGACCCTgcgcccgccgcgccccgcACGCCCGCGCCGCCCACAAGACGTCTGCAGTTCGTCTCCCGGCACGCCACGGACGGGAAATTTGTCTTTGTCGACCAGAG GGTGACGCTGGCGCTGGGTTTCCTGCCGCAGGAGCTGCTGGACACGAGCCTGTACGAGTACGTGGGCGCGGGCGCGCTGGGAGCGGTGGCGCGCGCGCACAAGGCGGCGCTGCTCAGCCGCCAGCCGCTGCTCACGCCGCCCTTCACCTTCCGCCGCAAGGACGGCTCGTTGGCGCGCGTGCAGACGCATTTCAAGCCGTTCAA GAACCCGTGGACTAAAGACATCGAGTACCTGGTGGCCAACAACACCATCCTCGGCGAGACCGACGCCGCGCTCATGCCCGACTCGGAGCTTGGCTCCTTCGATATCTATAAACACA AACTGGACCTGGAAATGCAGCGGCTGATAGATTCGCAGGTGGACTCGCACAAGATCGGCAGCGCCATCGCGACGGAGGCGCTGCGCCGCTCGCCGCCCGGCTTCTCGCCCGACCTGCCGCCCGACGTGCTGCAGGACGCCGTGTTCTTGCAAcag CCAAACTTGGCGGACAACATATTCGGCGTGGAGATGGGCAACTTCAACCAAGTGCGCAACAACGTGTCGCTGAGCGCGGCGGGCGGCGAGAGCCCGCCGGCGCCGGGCGCCGAGCTCCCGGGCTCGCCGCCGTCCGTGTCGCCGCCGCTGCAGTCTCTCGGCCTCGACGGGAACGGCGAGGCCGCCATGGCCGTCATCATGAGCCTGCTCGAGGCCGACGCCGGCCTCGGTGGACCCGTCAACTTCTCCGGCCTGCCGTGGCCGCTGCCTTAA